From the Clostridium putrefaciens genome, one window contains:
- a CDS encoding AAA family ATPase — protein sequence MSIENYQNMLMEIKDKILNKKLKYKNTIIVGDNSSGKSEVLRQLLINQEKGYYFIDSVNRSFNYENVSNSDDLDETYKSVVKYRLSENNFNLVDSFDLYKTGIGAIENVYFNYYQELKRLLKSFLEIDFKITIKKDEIIGERKVLDIGQGIEKLSSGYQAIIRLFLELIYFEDSVEATVMSPVLVIDEVNEFLSAKNEEKILHFLTNRFNRMSFIVTTHSADVIASSIDCNILVLRNDDYECLDGNDFSSVTDVREIFSKVYNLSNEDETEGIEVILRHLLNAKISETWTKIEEEKLRNINKTILSNSQRLILNQIVNWL from the coding sequence ATGTCTATAGAAAACTATCAAAATATGTTGATGGAAATAAAGGACAAAATATTAAATAAAAAACTTAAATATAAAAATACAATAATAGTTGGAGATAATTCCAGTGGTAAATCAGAAGTTTTAAGACAACTACTTATAAATCAAGAAAAGGGTTATTATTTTATAGATTCTGTTAATAGAAGTTTTAACTATGAAAATGTTAGCAATTCAGATGATTTAGATGAAACTTATAAGTCAGTAGTTAAATACAGATTAAGTGAAAACAATTTTAACCTAGTAGATTCTTTTGACTTATATAAAACAGGTATAGGTGCTATAGAGAATGTATATTTTAACTATTACCAAGAATTAAAAAGACTTTTGAAGAGCTTTTTAGAAATAGATTTTAAAATAACTATTAAGAAAGATGAAATAATAGGTGAAAGAAAAGTTTTAGATATAGGGCAGGGTATAGAAAAGCTATCAAGTGGATATCAAGCAATAATAAGGCTGTTTTTAGAATTAATTTACTTTGAAGATTCTGTAGAAGCTACTGTAATGAGTCCTGTGTTAGTTATTGATGAAGTAAATGAATTTTTATCTGCAAAAAATGAAGAGAAGATACTACATTTTCTTACAAATAGATTTAATAGAATGAGTTTTATTGTAACAACTCATTCAGCAGATGTTATAGCAAGTTCAATAGATTGCAATATTTTGGTATTACGCAACGATGATTATGAGTGCTTGGATGGGAATGATTTCTCAAGTGTTACTGATGTGAGAGAAATATTTAGTAAGGTTTATAACTTAAGTAATGAGGATGAGACAGAGGGGATAGAAGTTATATTAAGACATCTATTAAATGCTAAGATAAGTGAAACCTGGACTAAAATTGAAGAAGAAAAATTACGAAATATTAATAAGACTATATTATCTAATTCTCAAAGGCTTATATTAAATCAGATAGTGAACTGGCTATAG
- a CDS encoding Wadjet anti-phage system protein JetD domain-containing protein, whose translation MIKINGLNKYNKITLDELESLYKVNDYKQLSDLVLSLIKDEKIKIVKASGTNGKKPALYNRYIVLKDKKDNTKYFEEIDYKIIPELNTSYFRRNIDKYKENRKYILKLNNFLLDERELLNKEVSQKERSFQIWQEEKYLQDRGLTLLKKLNVDVKKLNYYGTNEPIAYYSLTKKVPQNIIIIENMDTFYTVRKHLMDKGSDIFGNEIGTVIYGKGKGIKKSIKDFELVVDKNVSDTRNKILYLGDLDYEGIIIYEGLEDLIKEKYCIKPFVEGYKKMIDKALSNSYELAATKEKQNKNMKGSFLTHFDEEYKEKILKILNEGVYIPQEILNIGDLEDGI comes from the coding sequence GTGATTAAAATTAATGGGTTAAATAAATATAATAAAATAACCTTAGATGAGTTAGAAAGTCTCTATAAGGTAAATGATTATAAACAGTTAAGCGATCTTGTTTTAAGCTTAATAAAGGATGAAAAGATTAAAATAGTTAAAGCGAGTGGCACAAATGGAAAAAAGCCTGCTTTATATAATAGATACATAGTTTTAAAGGATAAGAAAGACAACACTAAGTACTTTGAAGAAATTGATTATAAGATAATACCAGAACTTAATACATCATATTTTAGAAGAAATATTGATAAATACAAAGAAAATAGAAAGTATATTTTAAAATTAAATAACTTTTTACTTGATGAAAGAGAACTTTTAAACAAAGAAGTTTCACAAAAAGAAAGATCTTTTCAGATATGGCAGGAAGAAAAGTATTTACAAGATAGAGGGCTAACCTTACTTAAGAAGTTAAATGTGGATGTGAAAAAGCTAAATTATTATGGAACTAATGAGCCAATAGCTTATTATTCACTTACTAAGAAGGTACCTCAAAATATAATTATAATTGAGAATATGGATACTTTTTATACAGTAAGAAAACATCTTATGGATAAAGGGTCAGATATATTTGGTAATGAAATAGGCACAGTTATATATGGAAAGGGCAAAGGAATAAAAAAGTCAATTAAAGATTTCGAACTTGTTGTTGATAAAAATGTATCTGATACTAGAAATAAAATTTTGTATTTAGGTGATTTAGATTATGAAGGTATAATTATATATGAGGGTTTAGAGGATTTAATAAAAGAAAAGTATTGTATTAAACCTTTTGTTGAAGGATATAAAAAGATGATTGATAAGGCACTAAGTAATAGCTATGAATTAGCAGCAACAAAAGAAAAACAAAATAAAAATATGAAAGGAAGTTTCCTTACACATTTTGATGAAGAATATAAAGAAAAGATCTTAAAGATACTAAATGAAGGGGTATACATACCACAGGAAATTTTAAATATAGGAGATTTAGAAGATGGTATTTGA
- a CDS encoding DUF6063 family protein, whose product MAYEINTIKISNRIFYELLRKGEIREDNSEELYRAYSENEEITILVKAQGEESECDIEKYMGVIYLIPKEENDFLGYSKKELKLRLCKSGATDKDYYLSQFVILTLLVQFYNSNGLSSKSRSFIKIGDFINTIETKLKEGSARSKEEEEEGGIAFSNILEKFQALKSTEKQSTAKTTKEGFINTILNFLDEQGLIYYMKEDDMIKTTKKLDSFMDWNLLNKNNYHRVVKTLGGDIDE is encoded by the coding sequence ATGGCTTATGAAATAAATACAATAAAGATTAGTAATAGAATATTTTATGAATTATTAAGAAAAGGTGAAATTAGAGAAGATAATAGTGAAGAATTATATAGGGCTTATTCAGAAAATGAAGAAATAACGATATTAGTAAAAGCCCAAGGAGAAGAATCAGAATGTGATATAGAAAAATATATGGGCGTAATATATTTAATTCCAAAAGAAGAAAATGACTTTTTAGGGTATTCAAAAAAGGAACTAAAGTTAAGATTGTGCAAATCTGGTGCTACAGATAAAGATTATTATCTATCACAGTTTGTTATTTTGACATTACTAGTTCAATTTTATAATTCAAATGGATTATCTAGTAAAAGTAGAAGTTTTATTAAAATAGGGGATTTTATTAATACTATTGAGACCAAATTAAAAGAAGGTTCAGCTAGAAGCAAAGAAGAGGAAGAAGAAGGTGGAATTGCTTTTTCAAATATATTAGAAAAATTCCAAGCTTTAAAAAGCACAGAAAAACAAAGTACAGCTAAAACCACAAAAGAAGGTTTTATAAATACGATATTAAACTTTTTAGATGAGCAAGGATTAATCTATTATATGAAAGAGGATGATATGATTAAAACCACTAAAAAGTTAGATAGTTTCATGGATTGGAACTTGCTTAATAAAAATAATTATCATAGAGTTGTGAAGACCCTGGGGGGAGATATAGATGAGTAA